One window from the genome of Poecilia reticulata strain Guanapo linkage group LG9, Guppy_female_1.0+MT, whole genome shotgun sequence encodes:
- the LOC103469582 gene encoding lymphotoxin-alpha-like, protein MEEENXYRCDYEGGAEAEAEAGLRCQKSRHIQLQRERHRRRMAQFVAAALLLLLCGVLAVFLTFRVERPCGCATDSQTKSQSERQSSGVAEKLQQPQSAQRLPIAMLTVAVGKITNGDNLLWENKTGEAYIDGGFRYDNGTLMVPRKGLYRVFLQTLFEIDTCHCVDGFLSLSSLVKIFRQGYETETSLLTAADSVACNDHKGDVENLKKSLFTSGIFKLDTNDKLSATSSHPDCMAKNEHMSFFGAQLVFDDWSDS, encoded by the exons ATGGAGGAGGAGAACARCTACCGGTGTGACTATGAGGGAGGAGCGGAGGCAGAGGCAGAGGCAGGCCTTCGGTGTCAGAAGAGCCGACACATTCAGCTCCAGAGGGAAAGGCACCGACGACGGATGGCCCAGTTTGTGGCAGCGGCGCTCCTTCTGCTGCTTTGCGGAGTTCTGGCGGTGTTCCTTACGTTCAGAGTAGAGAGGCCGTGCGGCTGTGCTACTGACAGCCAG ACCAAGTCCCAGTCTGAACGGCAATCATCAG GTGTTGCTGAAAAGCTGCAACAACCTCAAAGTGCACAGAGGCTTCCGATCGCTATGTTGACAG TTGCAGTTGGTAAAATCACGAATGGAGACAATCTTCTTTGGGAGAACAAAACGGGAGAGGCGTACATTGATGGAGGTTTCAGATACGACAACGGGACTCTGATGGTGCCCAGAAAGGGCCTCTACAGAGTCTTTCTGCAGACCCTGTTTGAGATTGACACCTGTCACTGTGTTGATGGTTTCCTATCGCTCTCTAGCTTAGTTAAAATCTTCAGACAAGGTTACGAGACGGAAACATCGCTCCTGACAGCAGCGGATTCAGTGGCTTGCAATGATCACAAGGGTGAtgtagaaaatttaaaaaaatctctgttcACATCTGGCATATTCAAGCTGGATACTAATGACAAACTAAGTGCAACTTCTTCTCACCCAGACTGTATGGCTAAAAATGAGCACATGTCATTCTTTGGAGCTCAGCTTGTGTTCGATGATTGGTCAGATAGTTAG